From one Cyprinus carpio isolate SPL01 chromosome B3, ASM1834038v1, whole genome shotgun sequence genomic stretch:
- the LOC109078149 gene encoding homeobox protein Hox-B6a-like: MSSYFVNSTLPVTLPGGQESFLGQIPLYSSGYTDPLRHYPGAAYGGSSVQEKAYPSSFYQQANGAYGRATAAGPCDYATASFYREKDPACALASIEEHSFVLSQDHRKQDCTGSTGKSIYLEADEQKPSAPVYPWMQRMNSCNGTFGNAGRRGRQTYTRYQTLELEKEFHFNRYLTRRRRIEIAHALCLTERQIKIWFQNRRMKWKKENKLINCSQTSGEEEEEKRTE; this comes from the exons ATGAGTTCCTATTTTGTAAACTCAACTTTACCAGTGACTCTGCCCGGAGGACAGGAGTCGTTCTTGGGACAGATACCGTTATATTCCTCCGGATACACAGACCCTTTACGACACTATCCCGGTGCTGCTTATGGAGGTTCCAGTGTCCAAGAGAAGGCGTACCCATCCTCCTTTTACCAGCAAGCGAACGGTGCCTACGGCAGGGCAACCGCCGCTGGTCCCTGCGATTATGCGACAGCAAGCTTCTACAGGGAAAAGGACCCTGCCTGCGCCCTCGCCAGCATAGAAGAACACTCCTTCGTTCTCAGTCAGGATCATCGCAAGCAAGATTGCACGGGGTCGACGGGGAAAAGCATCTACCTTGAGGCCGACGAACAGAAGCCGTCAGCGCCGGTTTATCCTTGGATGCAACGGATGAACTCGTGTAACG GGACTTTCGGTAACGCTGGCCGAAGAGGTCGTCAGACGTACACTCGCTACCAGACGTTAGAATTGGAGAAAGAGTTCCACTTTAACAGGTATCTGACCCGAAGACGCCGCATCGAGATTGCGCACGCACTGTGCCTGACAGAACGTCAGATAAAGATTTGGTTCCAAAACCGGcgaatgaaatggaaa